The Planctomicrobium piriforme genome includes the window GGCTCGACAGGCGGAGCATCCGCCCTGCGTGTGACGCCTCGCGCCGCGGCGATCACAATACAATACACCGCCGCCCCAGTCACGATGAACGCCAGTGATCTCAAATAAGCTGCGGTTCGCGAAGGGCGTAGCGTTACCGAAGGCGAATGCCTCTGAGCGGAGACCATGATTTGCCTGTTCGAATGAACTGCATTGGAAGAGATGAGTTGTCGAACTGAATTACGGTTGAGGGCGGCCGAGTGTGAGATGTTTTTGGAATCGACATTAACGCGTGCAGCATTCGCACTGTTGGACGCGCCGCCCCATGGCTTCCTGTGGAAGCGAGTCGGGTGGCTGGCCCTGCAGGTTGTCGCGTGCGAAAATGCGAGTCAGTCTTGCGAGATCCATTGCCGAAGGGGAACCACAATGCCACATCAAGCGACTCACCAAACTGCCGTGATATTGAACTTTGCACGCCTGCTGGCCGGCAGCCTGGCTTTGATGGCCCTGGCGCCTGCGGTGCTGCAAGCACAGCCACCCAAAAAGCCCAACGTCCTGATCATCTTTGGCGACGACATCGGCATTGCCAACATCAGCGCCTACAGCGACGGAGTGATGGGCTACGAAACCCCCAACATCGACCGACTGGCCAACGAGGGCCTCCGCTTTCTGCATTACTACGGCGAGCAATCGTGTACCGCCGGCCGGGCCGCGTTTTTGACAGGCCAGCACGGCATCCGCAGCGGTCTGACCAAGGTCGGCTTTCCCGGTGCGCCGATGGGCATGAGCCAGCTCGATCCCACCATCGGCGGCCTGATGAAGAATCTCGGCTATGCCACCGCACAGTTCGGCAAGAATCACGTCGGCGACCGCAACGACACGCTGCCGACCGTGAATGGCTTCGAAGAATTCTTCGGCAATCTCTATCACCTCAATGCCGAAGAAGAGCCTGAACTGCCGAACTACCCGAAAGACCCCGCCTACAAACAGAAATTCGGTCCGCGAGGAGTTCTCAAGTGCAAGGCGACCGATGTGGATGATCCCACTGTCGACCCCCGCTTCGGAAAAGTCGGCAAGCAGACCATTGAAGATTCAGGCCCGCTGACGAAGAAGCGGATGGAAACGATCGACGATGAAACGTCGGCCGCGGCCATCGATCACATGCGGCGGCAGCATGCTGCCGGCAAGCCGTTTTTCACCTGGTACAACGCCACCCGAATGCATCTCCGCACGCACGTTCGCGAGGGGCATCGCGGCCGCTACCAGCACGGGGACAGCGAATACATCGACGGCATGATCGAGCACGATGAAACCATCGGCTCTTTGCTGAAAGCCCTGGACGACATGGGTATCGCCGACAACACCATCGTCGTTTACACCTCAGACAATGGCCCGCACATGAACTCCTGGCCCGACGGCGCCATGACCCCCTTCCGCTCCGAGAAGAACACCAACTGGGAAGGGGCGTTTCGCGTCCCCTGCCTGGTGCGGTGGCCCGGCGTCATCAAGCCCGGCACGGTCACCAACCAGTTGATGAGCCATAACGACTGGGTGCCCACGCTCTGTTCCATCGCCGGCGAGCCTGACATTGTGAACAAACTCAAGCAGGGCTACACCGCCAACAAGATCAATTACAAAGTGCATCTCGACGGCTACGACCAGTCGGGATTCCTGCGAACGGTGACTGGCACCGCAGGCAGGAACAACGGAGCGAAAAGTGCCCGCGACAAGTTCTTCTATGCGGACGACGACGGCCTGCTCGTTGCCTTCCGTCAGGGGGACTTCAAGTACGTCTACGCCGAGCAACGTCTGGCCGGCACGCTCGGCGTCTGGGCCGAGCCCTTCACGCGGCTCCGTTTGCAGAAGATCTACAATCTCATGCAAGACCCCTACGAACGGGCTGACTTCACTTCCAACACCTATTGGGACTGGAACCTGAATCAGATTGGCGGGGTGTATGGGGCGATGGACAACGTGTTCAAGTTCGCCGAAACATTCAACGAATTCCCGCCCCGCGCCTTCCCGCCCAGCTTCGTTCCGACAAACATTCTGGAACAGAAGTTCGACGCGATTAAAGAACAGCGAGCGCGCGAAACGGAAGTGAAGAGGTAGCAGCCGATGACGAGCGAGGCATACCTCAGCCGAGCGTTCACGGCAATTTTGTCGGAGCTGCAAATCGGCGCGGAGATTGTTCAAGACTCTCAAGTCAACGACGCATTAGGGGGCCTCGAACGGTTCCTACCGGAGGTTCTTGCAGAAATTCACGCTGAATGGCAGGGAGAAGGTCTCGACGGCTTCGAGTTGTTTGAAGCTCGAAAATCCGGAGAGGCCGAAGTCGAACTATTGGGCATCTGCTGGCTGATTTCGGATCGGTCGGTCGCGCCGCTGCATCTTCAATTTCAGATCGCCGAGTCGGGAGAAGAGATTTCGTGGATGGAATGCCGTCTCGGAGAACGGGGACATGAAGGACTCGTGCGGTCGCAACCTGAGGCGAAAAGCCGTTTGATGCGACTGCTGTATTCGACGCAGGCCAATGGAGAGAAAATCGATTGGGCGTACGAGGTGACGTTTGGGGAACGAAGTTGGAAAAGCGATTGAATCGAAGGGATTTTCTCGATGCACTCTTCAGATCTGTCTGAGCCACCATCACCTTCGAAAATAACCCGCCAAGCATTCAAAGTCGCAGAGATTGCCCACAGGATTGAGCGAGGGATCGTCGTTACTGCAGACAAGGCTTACAGCGAGTTGCCGGAGTGGTTGGCAATCAAGATTGGTGACGAAATCGAGTTCCGCTCAGGAAACCGCCGCCTTGGCCGCACTCAAGTTTCGGGGATTGAGCGGATTTCACCTTGGAGTGCGATGGTTGCCTTCACTTTTTTGATGCTTTCAAATCCCGCACATCAAACGCATCCCACTCCCGGCAGTCATCTCCGTACACCTGTGGGAACTCCTTGAGTCCGCAGCGTTCGTAGAACGCGGCTGACTGGCTGTGGGATAGAGTGATGATCGCGATGTCGTTCGCTCCGCCAGCGGTTTCTCTGGCGAGTTCCAGTAGTCGACGACCGATGCCGCGCCGCCGAAAGTCACGGTCGACCCCCAGGTCGGTGATGAACAGAAAGTAGGCGAAGTCAGTCAGGCCATTGCAGACGCCAATCAGGCGACCTTCGCATCTGGCGGTGATTTGAATGCTGGCATGCCGCAACAGTTTTTCGATTCGTTCGTGAAAGCGCTGCCGGGGATACTGCCGTCCCAGGTCGCTTCTGGTCAGAAAATCGATGAATTCGTCGACGGTCGTCGGAGCGCCGGATGAGAAGTCGATTTGCGACATATGAGGCCCTGTACCGCAATTGGGGATTCGCGATTTCGATCCTCGATACGGATTCACCCTGTTTCCGGAGCCTGAAAGGCTCGTTGTGTCAGCCCGGGATGAAATCCTGAGAGCGATCCCAGTCGAACGGCCCATGCCGCGACGATTCCTCCCAGCACCGATCCGGCGATGTCGTCGCCGACGAAGTGGTAGTTCATCGCCACCAGGCTGATCAGCATCGGCGGGCAGATGATCAGCAGCAGCCAGCGGCAACGGGGGTAAACATGCCACCACACGGCCGCGAAGCCAACTATGCGGCAGGCGTGCCCAGAGGGGAAGCTGCCGATATCGTCGCCGTGGACGAAGGGGTGAAAGCCGTACGTCCCGGTGCCGATGAGCGACGGGTTGTGGTCGAACCAGGTTTCCGGCCAGTAACGCCCGCACAGGTCGCCGATCGACGTGCGGAACTGGTCGGCGACCAAAAGGCTCAGGCAGGCGACCACCAAGGTCCACTGACAGCGTTTGAGCGGTCTCAGCGCTCCCAGACCCAGCAGCAGGGTCAGCACCAGCGGCGACCACGACTGCACCCAGGGTGGTGGAAAGGTGAGCCACTTGAAGATGGTGATTTTGTTGATCTGCTGACGTTCGACGAAGAACGCGACGGGACGGTCGACCCAGAAATAGCAGATGACGACGGCGATCGTGCAGACGAATAACGCAATCAGCGTCCGCAGCAGCAGCGTTTGATCCGTGACACCCTTCATCATCACTGCCTGCCTCAAGTTCACGATAAAAAGCGAGCGGCCCAGGTGGACCGCTCGCCGTGAAGATCACCAAATCGAAGCGAAGACTTACTGTCCCGCATGCTCTTTCAATGCCGCTTCGACCTTGCGTTTGATCTCTTCGAGATTGAACGAGGCCGGAGCCTGCATGGGCGGGTAGTCGATGGCGGTGGCGGCCAGTTCTCCGACAAACTGCTGCACCTGCACGAACCGCCAGAACTCGCGGGCCATGAAATCGTTGATATAACCGCCGCCTGCGTTATTCAGGCTTTCCCCTGCGGTCATCGGCGTCCGTTCGAAAGGATCTTGTCGGATGTTGACGATTGTCGGCATGTCGTTGACCACTTTCGGGCCCGGCCAACCTTCAGGCTGATCGTAGAAGCGGAATTTGAAGTCGTTCACCCGCAGGGCTCCGAGCTGCGCGCCGCCGAAGTAGAAGATTTCGCGACGGGCGGAATCGGCGCCTTC containing:
- a CDS encoding phosphatase PAP2 family protein, which gives rise to MMKGVTDQTLLLRTLIALFVCTIAVVICYFWVDRPVAFFVERQQINKITIFKWLTFPPPWVQSWSPLVLTLLLGLGALRPLKRCQWTLVVACLSLLVADQFRTSIGDLCGRYWPETWFDHNPSLIGTGTYGFHPFVHGDDIGSFPSGHACRIVGFAAVWWHVYPRCRWLLLIICPPMLISLVAMNYHFVGDDIAGSVLGGIVAAWAVRLGSLSGFHPGLTQRAFQAPETG
- a CDS encoding GNAT family N-acetyltransferase, with protein sequence MSQIDFSSGAPTTVDEFIDFLTRSDLGRQYPRQRFHERIEKLLRHASIQITARCEGRLIGVCNGLTDFAYFLFITDLGVDRDFRRRGIGRRLLELARETAGGANDIAIITLSHSQSAAFYERCGLKEFPQVYGDDCREWDAFDVRDLKASKK
- a CDS encoding arylsulfatase yields the protein MALAPAVLQAQPPKKPNVLIIFGDDIGIANISAYSDGVMGYETPNIDRLANEGLRFLHYYGEQSCTAGRAAFLTGQHGIRSGLTKVGFPGAPMGMSQLDPTIGGLMKNLGYATAQFGKNHVGDRNDTLPTVNGFEEFFGNLYHLNAEEEPELPNYPKDPAYKQKFGPRGVLKCKATDVDDPTVDPRFGKVGKQTIEDSGPLTKKRMETIDDETSAAAIDHMRRQHAAGKPFFTWYNATRMHLRTHVREGHRGRYQHGDSEYIDGMIEHDETIGSLLKALDDMGIADNTIVVYTSDNGPHMNSWPDGAMTPFRSEKNTNWEGAFRVPCLVRWPGVIKPGTVTNQLMSHNDWVPTLCSIAGEPDIVNKLKQGYTANKINYKVHLDGYDQSGFLRTVTGTAGRNNGAKSARDKFFYADDDGLLVAFRQGDFKYVYAEQRLAGTLGVWAEPFTRLRLQKIYNLMQDPYERADFTSNTYWDWNLNQIGGVYGAMDNVFKFAETFNEFPPRAFPPSFVPTNILEQKFDAIKEQRARETEVKR